The following nucleotide sequence is from Peribacillus sp. ACCC06369.
GATTGTTTTTGAAAGCTGTGTGAGTCCAGCGATGCTTTGTTCATCATATACATTCATTTGCCGGGGAAAGCTTGTAGCAACAGGGGATATGGCGGCCGCAGCAGTAATGAACATGGCAGGTCCATCTGCCCTTCTTTTATAGTAAGCTAGTTCCTGGTCAGAAACCAAGCCATCCTCTTGAGCAGAATAAGTGGTCATTGGCGCAACTACAATCCTGTTTTTAAGAACCGTTCCATTAGAAAGCGTGTACGGTGAAAAAATTTGGCTGTATTTCCGTTTCATCATTTTCCCATCACCCATTCGAATTTTATTTTTTCTAATTTTATTGTATTCTCGACCCTAACATAAGTAAAATGAATGTTTTTCATCACTTACATTAGAACTTCTCATGTATAATTCATTAGAAGAAAGGTGTGGGGAATTTGAATTTTTTTCAGTTGGAAGTCTTCTTACATGTTGTTGAACACGGAAGTTTCACGAAAGCGGGAGACCGGATCGGACTGACTCAATCAGGCGTGAGCCATAACATTACGGCGCTTGAAACGGAACTTGGTGTGACTTTATTAAAACGTGATCGAAAAGGAGTAACACTCACCACTGCTGGAGAACAGGTTATTCCACATATGCGGGCCATTGCTGCCAATCTTGCACATATCGAACAAAAGATTGCAGCTGTGAATGGAATGGAAATCGGGAAGATAACGATTGGCAGTTTTCCAAGCTTCACTGCCAGATTCATACCGCTGCTATTCTCTATCTTTAATGAAAAATACCCTACTATTGAATTGCTGATTCATGAAGGAGGATATGATGAAATCTTAAAATGGATAGAAGAAGGAACAGTGGACATCGGCTTTGCAGCAAAACCAGTTAAGAATGTGGAATTCATCCATCTGCTAACAGATCCTTTATCAGCCGTCGTATACGAAGGCCATCCACTTTCAGGGAAAACCGGAATCAATCTTGAGGACTTCGCTGATGAACCATTCATCATGCTGCGATCCGGCTGTGAAACACTCATAGAGGATAGATTCCTTGATGCCAAAATAAAACCAAACATTTCATACGACATTAAAGACAATCAAACGGTGCTCTCAATGGTGGCAGGAAAATTAGGCATCTCAATTATGCCCAACTTGGCTATACCTGAAAAACCGGAACGTATAAAAAGCCTGCCCTTGACTCCGGAAATTTCCCGGGAGATCGGATTGGTCATGAAATCATCCAAAGACCTTTCACCAGCAGCAAAGGAATTTTCAAACGTCGTTCAAGATTATTTCCGAAAGTAGAAAAACATAATGAAGAAAAAAAAAGAATCCCCTTTTCATGAAAAAGGGGATTCTTTTCGTGCAGTGATCATCCCAAGAATAGATCCAGCAGATTACTGCCTGCCGATGATTGCTTATTATAAAACTCCGAATAACCGCAATTCTTGCAATACACAACCGTAAATTGATTATTCTGGACATCGAACATTTTTGACAATCCTGTTCCAGTCATGGCTACGTCCTTCTTAGCAGCATCATTGCTTCCGCATTTCATGCATCCCTTTTCATTCATGATCCTTCATCTCCCAATTTATAAATAATAATGCCGATAAATACCGGAGCTTCCCAGCACCGTTCATAATTAAATATACGGATAAAGTGATAAATGGTTTCGGAACTCATGCAAAAATATGTAAATTCCATTGAGTACTGTTTTTATTGGCTGCCTTTTTTATTACGATTAGATTTTATGGTAGGCAAAGCATGATACACACTAATAGCAAAATAATAGAGTAAAATCATATGCAGAGCATCACTTATAGGAACGGGGGTATCATCAAGCTTAAAAATGGCAAATAATGCATAAACCCCAACAAATATGATTGGATAAATGATGTAATGATAGCAGAAATTTTTAATGAACATATTCTTCGCTTTCTTATTTACTTAAACGGCAAATTCTTTAATATGGACCTCCCCATGTAAAAGGGGTGTTTTTCTTATTATTATTATATATTTGGTCCCTCCACAGGTAGAAACTGTCTTCCTCAAAAAAAGAAAAGCTCTGTAGAAAATCCCCTTCCACAAAGCTTTCTTCGAATCTATTAGTCTTTTACAAAACTACAGGAGTGCACCTTACTTTATTCATGCTTTGAAAATAAGGTATTTTCTGTCCCATCTGTTTTAACTCGGAAGATGTCTTCATGACCATCTATTTTGTAGTATATCCAATTATCCAGTACATTTATATTTGACACTTCTTTATCTAGTAGTAATTGATTTGTTCGCCATTTTTTTCATCTTATATATATGGTACTTATCACTTGGATTCAAGTAATAAATCCAATTTTCATCTACGATTAAGGATGAAAACTTCTGATCGGTTATTTTCATTTCCTTACCATTTTGTTTATCCACTTTATACAAGTGCTCTTCTGTATCTGTATAATAGAGAAATTGCTCATCCGCATCATCAATAATTTGAAGATACGAAACTGTATCATTTAATTTCCTTATATGTTCTCCATCGAGTGACATCGAATAAAGTTTTCCATCACCGTCTTCATTGATAGGTTTATAGAAAAAACTTGTTTATGATCAACGACGAAACTTCCTGTAATTTCCTTTTCAAAAGAATAAATTTGAATCTTATCCGTGCCATCCAAATTCATTTTATATAGACCATTCTTAAGCGAATCATAAAAGTATATTCGATCATTTTTTACCTGAACATATTCTGCACTTTTGAGCAGCTTCTCCCTTCCCTTCCCGTCCCATCCAATTTCACTCGATATAACTTCGGTCTATCAGAGAAGGGCATTACTGTATAATATACCCATCCCTTCATTACTTGGATATCGCCAAAGCCTTTAGAGGCAAGTTTCACCTCCATTGTTCCACCTTCAGTTTTAGCGATCATTTCATTATTGGTTAACGGAATCGTGGATGCATTGAATTTCATGTAAACAAGCAGGTTGTCCTGATTCGCGACGAATCCATGATTGATCATATTTCCATATGAATTCCCGGTTCCATTAGGCATTTCAGGCGCTTCAATTCCTTTCGATTGTTCATTTTCACAACCCATTACTAAAACTATCAGCCCTAAAACAACGAAGTATTTTTTCATTTTACCTACCTTCTCATTAAAAATAACGGGCCATAAGTGAAAATTGGAGATTTAGCATCAACACCTTTGTTTTTGTGGGGAATTGAAATGTCTCTTTCCAATACGAACACCCTGTGGCATTTAAAGCTACTTTCCTAGACATGGAACAAAGTAATTTCCAGTATCGATGAACATTATATTTTAAAAATCTTAAGAATGTTTATAGGTTCCATAAAATATCCTATCATTATAAAAAGAAAGCCAAATAAGAGTGTAGAGATAAAATCTATAGTAGACTTATTTTCATTAAATCGCTTTGTACTTTTAATAATGTAATAAAGTCCCAATAAATAAAATATTATCTGCACATATAAATAATCAGTAATGAACATTATAATCAAAATCACCAAAAATGATAATTTTAAAAAAATATCCATTACAGTTTCATGAAAAATCTTGGAAAATACATTCTTCTTGTCGTTTTTTATTAGTTTTAATTTTATTTTTTTCAAAATCTTTACACCCCCTAAAAAATACTACTTTTAAATTAGGACAGCTAATACCAGCAGTCTTAATTTTTTTATACTACTTTATTTTCTGCTGACTATACTTGTTATAGGAACAGTCACCGTCCAACCATAGTTTCGGCCATAAAGTATGACTCCCTTGCCTTTATTTTTATCCTCCAATTTTTTTGCAAACCTTGTCATGCCCCAATTGGCAATTAGACCCGCTCCTGAAATTAATTTGTTTTTTCCAATAAAATTACGAATAGTTTTGCTAATTAAGGCAGCCACTCCAATTAAAGTTGCATCAATCAATCCATAATTTAACTTTTGAACAATTCTTTTGGTTTCTTTATTACTTAACGTGACTTTGTATTTAAATCCCCACCAACCTTTAGAATATACACTGAAACCATAATTACCATCAGGATCAACATTACTTATTGGATTGTTATTGACATATGTGTACCCGTTTTGTGAAATTGGCTCATCTTCATCTCCTGGGTAAGGATCTAGAGCTAAGAATCTACCGTTTTCTGGATTATAGTAACGAGCTTGAAGATAATAATTTTTTGTTTCTATATCATAATAATAACCAGCATAGCGAATCGGGTTCTCTTGAGCGACTTCGCCGACTTCTGTTAATATATTTCCAAATGCATCATACGTATATAAACCGGCTTCTTTTCCTTCGTTATCTCTAATTGACACTACGTCGCCACGTTGATTTGTCCAGTAATGATACACTTGTTGCTTCCAGTTACCACTTTTATCTTTTTCTCGAAGAATCATTCCTAAAGGAATGTGTCCTTCCCATTGGTAACTTCGATACTGTTCCAAAGAGTCACCATTCCGTATGACTTCAAGTGATAATTGGTTACCAGCGTAAAAGTATTCATGAGTTTTGCTTCCGATAACTTTTTTCGTCCGTAATCCTGCTTCATCATAGTCGTAACGAGCCACTTCCTTGCCTTGTAAATCAGTGACTCTTGTTTGATAACCAAGGGAATTGTACTCATATTTGAATGTTTCGTCCTGAAGCAAGTTCCCATCATCGTCATACTGATAGCCTTTACCATTTTTAAATTCAATTTGATTAGCTGCGTTATAAATAAAGGTATCGGCCTTATCACCGCGTGTGGTTTCTTTGCGATTCCCAACGTCATCATAGCTATATTTATTTACCGTGCCATTTGATAAGACCTCTTGAATCAGCTGGTTATTTTTATCATAGGTTAAACTCGTAACTCCTTGTTCATTTATTTCTTTTAAAATATTTCCTGATTCATCATAGTCATAGATATATTCTAAGTTAGTACTGGATCCTTGAGTATAGCTAATACTCTTTAGAAGGTTACTATTATTAAATGTACTGGTTCTTTGGTATAGATTTTCGTTAATAGTGACTAACTGTTGATTATTAGACATTTTATCGTCGTAATCAAATACCATCCATTTTTGTTCCCCTTCTCCTACTGTCAGTACATTATTTTTCCCATCATCCGTATATGTTAATGATTGTTCGACCTTCCAAGGTTCTTTATCTGTATATTGGATGGCTGAACTTAGAGGTTGTTCATTATCGTTATACGTAAATCCTATTTTGAATTTCCCTTGTTTATAAGACTCAAGTTGTGAGCGATCATTATAGGTTAAATCTTTTTGAAGAATTGTTTGCGTGGTTTCTAGGTCTTGATAGTTTACGCTAGATAATTGACCACCTTCATTATACGTTTGATTCCACTCTAATACATTTCCTTTTGATTTAGTAGAGACTGTCACACTTTCTACTTGATTCATATCATTATAGGAATACTTTAACTTATTACCAGAAGGTCTTTCTTTTAAATCCATATTTCCATTTGAATTATAATGATAATTAAAAACCATGCCAGGAAAAGTTGCTTTTGTGAGTTGATCATTATCATTATATTCGTATGTTTTATTTCGCCCTAAAGCATCTGTAAGAGTCGTTAAATTCCCATTTCTATCGTATTTATATTGAGTCGTTTTTCCTTTCCCGTCTGTTACAGCAGTAACTACGTTAGGCTGTAGTGGATGGTATTCGTAAGAATTACTTCTTGCTCCAGCATCTGTTTTACTCTTTATGTTGCCAAACTGATCATAAGAGGTACTTGTAAATAAACCTTTGGCATCTTTTACCTTAACTGTATCTGTTTTATCATCATAGACCGTTTCTTCATACGTTTGATTCGGATAAATAACTTTTGTTTCCCTACCAAACGAATCATACTCATACTTTGTCGTTTCCTCACCAATCTTCGTGCTAGACAGATTTTCCCCTTCGTATGTGTTAATCGTCAGAGTGCTCTTTGGATCCGTGAATCTAGTTAACCGGTTTTTACTATCATATTCATAAGTAGTCGTACCGTTAGAATCTGTGTTGGTTTTCAAATTCCCGTGAGAATCATAGCTGTTAGAACTGGTTATTCCTTCTTCATCAACAGATTGTAATACATTGTATTGTTCATCATATTGGAAGCTGGAACTTGTCTCATCACTATTCATGATCTCGCTAACGGCAAAAGTTCCATTTTTCGTATCTCGTTTATAAACCGTCTCATTGTCGTCTGTATCTGTTACCGTAAATTCATTTTTTGCCTGATCATAACGATACGTAGTAGAGACAGAAATGGACGCATCTTTTTCCTGTTTGTCAAATATTTTCAATTCATTTTCATCATATAGATACTTGGTTTCATTCCCCTTGCCATCTACATAAGATGCTAGTTGGCCAATTGAATTATAGGTAAGCTTTTCTGTGATGCTATCCGTTGTGCGCGTATCTTTCGTTACAACGGATGCCAACTGCTTATTCTGATATCCAATTCCCTTCCAATTACTTCCGTATTCTACTTTATTGATTAATCCATCCGTGTTATAGGCTAATTGAATACTAGTCCGAATTTTTTCGCCTTGGTGATTTACTTCAGAGATTTCGGATAACTTATCTTGATTGTAAAAAAAGCGGATTGTATTTTGATTGATATCCTTGTAGGCATATAAGCGATACTCTTTAGTTTTACTTGAATTCCCCTCGAAGATTTTGGAAAATCCATCTTTTTCTTTCAGGCTAAATCCTTGTGCATCATTAACCGTTTCCTTTGTTAAGGTTAAATATTTCCCTTTTGGAGAGATATATTTTTTATTGCTAGAATCATAGCTAAATTCATGTTTGGTTCCATCTTCATCATAATAAATGACTTTTGCTGGTTCTGTGCTCGTAGCATCTACTTCTACAAGATTTTCATTTCCTGCAAATGTCCAACCTTGCCCAAGCGCAGAAGTACGAGTGGACCGTGAATTATAGTAACGGGTAAAATCAAATCCTAAGAGACCTCGAGTGAATAGGGATTGATCCGTGAACTCCATGACCATATTTCCCGTGGTTACATTCACGGAAGCAGTTGCATTTCCAAATGAATGGTCTTCATAAGTGAAATAATCTTCTAAACCATTTAAATCCTCTCTAGGATCAACTGATACCGTTCCTTTATTCGAAGCAGGACTTAAACCACGATTTCCTGTAATTTTACCCTGTTCTGTTTCTGGAGCATTGTCGTCGTCCACATAATAGGCTTTAACCGTTGCGGAATAATTTGATGAAACACCATAAATGGGTTCTGTTGTGAAAGATGTTTTGCCTTTTACTTGATATGTTTTAGTTGTTTTATCATCGGAAATCTGTACCTCGTAATATTTTGCTGAAGTTGTCGCATCCCACTTCACTGTCAAACTACTTTTGTTATTGACCATATCCTCTAAATTACTAGTTAGCTTTGCATTTTTAGGTGCATATAATGGTATGTATCCATAGTTAACATCTGATGAAGCTGAATCTCCTGCTGCAGAAATTGCTTTGACTCGAATACTATAACGATTTGAACCATTTCCATAAGTAATGCTAGGGTCAATTGGTAATTCTGTTCCTATACCTATACTTGTCGATTTGTCTAATTCGACTGGATAAAGTTCTTTCATCCCATTTTTCAAATCCGCATCCGTAGGCCAGATCTTTTTCCCCTTTGTACTAATACTGGTTACTTTACCTACCGAAAACTCTTTATATTTTGTACCATTCCAAATAAGAACTTTATAACCCGTTGCATTAGTCACTGGTTTCCAGGAAATATCAAGCCAACCACGCCCTTTATTTACTGTATCTGTTTCCGGGTACGCATATGGTTTTACGGTTGGAATATCCGGAATTCCCACTTGCACAACTGGTATGGCTTTGTAAATAGCTGTTGAAGCCGGGCTATCTCCATTTGCAAATTTTGCTACTACACGAAATCCGTAATCTTTTTTCGTAGTTGTCGTTCCACTTTTCGCACTATAAAAAGCACTCGGATCTACCGGTAATTCAACACCCGTGCTATCCGTTTTATACGTGGAACTTGTTGAATAAGGAGCTTTAGGGAATATCTTTTTGCCCTTTGTTGACCAACTTGTAGATGTACCAGAATAAATAGTCTGATAACCCTTACCATCATACATTTGCAAATCATAAGACTTTGCTCCATGAACGGAACCCCACTTAACATCAATATATCCATCAGCCTTCCCCTCACCATAGGAGAAAGAACTGACTGTAGGATTCTTCATCTTTTCATAATGGTAACTAATAACCAATTTAGCTTTTTTCGCACTTTCTGCAGCCGTGATTTTTTTCCAATGTGTTTTGCCATTTCCGTTCGTATGGAATTTAAATCCATAGTTTTCTCTTGTACCGTCCACCCAAGCCTGGATGGTATTCTTAACATCAAAATAAGCCCACTGATCCCTAGCAACAGACGTACTCGTTATTTTGGTGGATGATGGCTTATTGTTCCAAGTTAATTCATCTACATACCATTGTGCTTTTACCTCATCTACCCATATATCCGTTTTTGTATCGACATAATAAGAATGGGTAACATAGGCGGCTAATTCAGCAGAATCAATGGTTGCACCCTTTAAATCCCCAATTACACTAAATTTAACAAACGGGTAATTGGTTCCTGTAGTGCTATCATAATATCCTGTTTTTAATACATATTCTCCTTGTGATGGATCCCATTCTTTATTGTAATTGTTATTTGGATAGGCGCTCATCACAAATGTATCTCCCAATGCATCAATCGATACTGAAGGGTCAATATAAATAGGGAAGACTCGCTTAGATGAAGATAGCCATTCTTTACTAGCATTTAATACTAACTCATAACTATCGTCTGATTTTTTATTTAACTCATAATGGATATCTGTCGATCGGACACCATCACCTAAAGTGTCGTTATAGTTTGAATCCACCATTACAGGCTTTGGTAAAGTGAAAATTGATTTCTCTTTAGATTCGTTTTCATAGAATCCTATAGATCCGTCTTTTTCAACTTGACCGTATAAATCCGTTTGAATGGTATAGTGAAATTCATTGATACCATTATATTCATTCATAATCCAATCTTCTTTTACCTCATTATTTAAGGCTACATGCCGTAGATCAATATTCGGGTATATAGATTTAAGAGTTATTGAATTTTCTTCTTTTACTGACCCCGATGTATAAGTTGGTTCAGTCTGCTTCTCTCCATCAGAGGCATAAGTTAACTCAAATGATAACTTGTGTTCACCAGATTGATAAATTAAAGGCTTATCTTCCCCTAATTTCTCAGGAAACATAAATTCTAAGTTTGTTGTTTCTGTCTCTATGTAGCCCTTATTATCTTTTTCCACTAACTCTTCGGAAATGGTCTTGTACTTTCCGTCTACTTTGTTATGTATTTCTTCTGGATAAATCTCTTTAACAAAGTTTCCTTCTCCATCAGTGAATGTTTTTGAACTTTCCGTTCTTTCTTTCACCACTTCATCCAAATTGTCAGTGTTGATTGTTTCCTTTTCATTTTCTTTCGTCTGACTCGTATTTTCACTTGAAGCACCTGTATAGGTTGGCAACAAGCTACATAACAAAGCCAAAATTAAAATCGATGCAATGTACTTTCTGAATTTCAACAAAATATTTCCTCCAATTCCAATTAACTCTAACAGATTATACATCAGTAAATATATCTAGTAAATTAGTAAAAATATCAGAATATTAACAAAATACAACAAAACATAGATACTTATTAACCATTACAAAAGAACCCTTCTAATATAATGAATTTTATATAATCATAAGTGATTAGGTTAAAATACCTGTTATCGTAAAATAACTCAATTTATATACTTATCTGGTATCAAGATTCATTGGAAATAAAATTTTAAGTAACTATAAATTTCGAAGAACTTTTCAATTTTCAATCAATATGGAGATTCGCATTACAAACTTTAGAGTGGGGTTGGGAGGGGAAAGAAACTGCGGAAAATTCCAAGTAATAGTAGATTCAAACACCCTCCGTTTTTTCCCATGATAAAATCCCCTTCAAACAGAGGTGTAACACCACGATCGCTCGTGGTCTTTTTACACGTTCCATTTAAAGGGGACGGGAATTGAATATTTATATTATTTTTCTTAAAGCTTTTGAATCATCAATTGCGATATTTCAATAGTTTTTCATTCAAATTCTTTGTTTGTGCATAGATTTCTTGGTAAATCAGGAATAAGGCTTCATACTTTTCAGCATTCTCTTTATTGGGCATGTACTGTTTCTCTTCTTTTATGAATTGGGCTGCACATTCCTTTAAAGAGTCGAACCAGCCGCAGCCATAAGCCGCTAACATGGCCGCCCCCAAGCCTGGGCCTTGTTCACTTGATAGCCTGACAATTTTCGAATTGAATATGTCCGCTTGCATTTGCAGCCACGCTTCGTTTTTGGCACCTCCGCCAATCGAAATGATTGTATCGATATTTTTTCCGCTCCTGCGGAAGATATCAATGGATTCATTCAAGGAGAAAGTGATGCCTTCAAGGACGGCCCGTACAAAGTCTTTACGCTGATGGGAGCCATCGATTCCAATGAAGCTTCCGCGTATTGCCGCATCTGCATGCGGGGTCCTTTCGCCCACTAAGTACGGAGTGAATAAAAGTCCATTAGATCCGACGGGCACATCACCTACATCTGCCAATAACGTTTCAAATGATTCACCTTTGGCAAAAACTTCTTTAAACCAAGTGAGGCTGTAGCCTGCTGCCAAGGTTACTCCCATCGTGTAGAAGGCATCAGGTGCACCGTGATTAAAGTAGTGGACTTTTCCTTGAAAATCCCTGTCATCCCTTGCTTCATAGGACAATATCACTCCTGAAGTGCCGATGCTGCAGAGTGTTTTTCCGTCTTCTAAAATGCCAGCGCCAATGGCACCGCAAGCATTGTCTGCTCCGCCTGCAAATATACGGGTGGAAACGGTTAGCCCCGTGCGTTCTGCCACTTCGTCCGTTATCCTGCCCACTTCCGCATGTGATTCTACCAATGTCGGACATAGCCCGATATCAAGACCAAGCATCTCACAGATTTCTTTACTCCATTCCTTTTCGCTGACATTCAATAATAATGTGCCGGCTGCATCGGAGTATTCCATATGTAATTCCCCAGTCAGTTTATATCTCAGATAATCCTTTGGAAGGACGAATTTCGCTGCATTTTTAAATACTTCAGGCTCATGCTCTTTCACCCATAGGATTTTGGGTAAAGTGAATCCTTCTAATGCAGGGTTTTTCGTTATTTCCAACAGTCGTTCTTCCCCGACCATGTCGTAAATGGTCTGACACTGATCGGTCGTCCGCGTATCATTCCAAAGGATGGCATCACGCAATACACGGTTTTCTTCATCCAGCAGGACAAGTCCATGCATTTGCCCGGAAAAACTGATCCCTTCAATATCTTCCGGGTTTCCATCAAAGCTTTTCAGTAGCTCGGCAAGCCCGGCAACTGTCTGTTCCACCCACGTGTCAGGGTCCTGTTCACTGTAGCCTGTTTTCAGATGAATCAATGAATAGGATTTAGCTACTTCCTGCATGACCTCGCCATGTTGATTCACGAGTAAAATTTTTACCGCACTTGTCCCCAGATCGATACCGATTACGTATTTCATGGCAGCACCTCATTCTATTAAGCTTTATTCCCCTGCGTAAGCTCTTAACAAATATTGGTTGATCGTCCCTTTAACTTTCTCCAAGCGTCCTGATTGATTTTTGATTTCTTTCAATCCAAGCGCATATTCTTCCAGTTTACGAAGGTCTGTATTCCCTTCGACGATTTCCAACCCGATTCCTTCTGTATAGCTGCTATAGCGGTTTTCAATCACATCATCAAGGATTCTATCGTCGATCAACTTTTGGGCAACCTTCAGGCCGGCTGCAAAACTGTCCATTCCTGCAATGTGTGCATGGAATAGGTCTTCCAATTCAAATGAACCACGGCGGACTTTAGCATCAAAGTTCAAGCCACCACGGCCTAAACCGCCATTTTTAATGATTTCATACATTGCCAGGGTTGTAGAGTACAAGTCGGTTGGGAACTCATCCGTATCCCAACCCAATAATGGATCTCCCTGATTGGCATCAACGGATCCAAGCATACCATTTATCCGTGCATAGCGAAGCTCGTGTTCGAATGTATGGCCGGCAAGAGTGGCATGGTTTGCTTCAATATTAAATTTGAAGTGATCTTGAAGACCATAATTCTGCAGGAATGCATGACCGGTCGCTACATCGAAATCGTATTGATGTGTTGTCGGCTCTTTCGGTTTTGGTTCAATCAGGAATTGTGCATCGAACCCGATTTCTTTCGCATAATCGACCGCCATATGGAAGAAACGCCCGAGGTTATCCAATTCAAGCTTCATATCGGTGTTAAGCAGCGTTTCATATCCTTCACGTCCGCCCCAGAATACATAGTTTTCCGCGCCTAGTTCCTTACCGATTTCCAATCCTTTTTTTACCTTCGCAGCAGAATAGGCGAAAACATCCGCATTATTTGAAGATGCTGCGCCATGAGTGAAACGGGGGTTCGTGAAGTTATTCGCCGTATTCCAAAGCAATTTCGTTTGACTATCTTTCATATAGTCTTTGATCATTGCGACGATTTCATCTAAGTTGTTATAGGTTTCTCTCAAATTACTTCCTTCAGGAGCAATATCGGCGTCGTGGAAACAGAAGAATGGTACACCTAGTTTTTCAAAGAATTCGAAGGCCGCTTCTACACGCGCTTTTGCCATATCCATTCCATTGAATTTGTCCCATGGACGGATCATCGTGCCTGCACCAAATGGATCTGACCCATCGGCAGTGAATGTATGCCAATATGCCACGGCATAACGCAGATATTCCTTCATTGTCTTCCCGCCGATGACCTCCTCCGGATTGTAAAATTTAAATGCATATGGATTTGAAGAGGTGGCACCTTCATAATTTATTTTACTGATGTTGTTAAAATAGGACATTGTTTTTACCCCCTTATTATTTCATGAATGATATCCGG
It contains:
- the xylA gene encoding xylose isomerase, translated to MSYFNNISKINYEGATSSNPYAFKFYNPEEVIGGKTMKEYLRYAVAYWHTFTADGSDPFGAGTMIRPWDKFNGMDMAKARVEAAFEFFEKLGVPFFCFHDADIAPEGSNLRETYNNLDEIVAMIKDYMKDSQTKLLWNTANNFTNPRFTHGAASSNNADVFAYSAAKVKKGLEIGKELGAENYVFWGGREGYETLLNTDMKLELDNLGRFFHMAVDYAKEIGFDAQFLIEPKPKEPTTHQYDFDVATGHAFLQNYGLQDHFKFNIEANHATLAGHTFEHELRYARINGMLGSVDANQGDPLLGWDTDEFPTDLYSTTLAMYEIIKNGGLGRGGLNFDAKVRRGSFELEDLFHAHIAGMDSFAAGLKVAQKLIDDRILDDVIENRYSSYTEGIGLEIVEGNTDLRKLEEYALGLKEIKNQSGRLEKVKGTINQYLLRAYAGE